From Enterococcus wangshanyuanii, the proteins below share one genomic window:
- a CDS encoding phosphocarrier protein HPr gives MEKKDFHIVAETGIHARPATLLVQTASKFNSDINLEYKGKSVNLKSIMGVMSLGVGQGSDVTISVDGVDEADALAAIVDTMKKEGLSE, from the coding sequence ATGGAAAAGAAAGATTTTCACATCGTAGCAGAAACAGGGATTCACGCTCGTCCAGCTACATTATTAGTACAAACTGCAAGTAAATTCAACTCAGATATCAACTTAGAATACAAAGGTAAATCTGTTAACCTTAAATCAATCATGGGCGTTATGTCTCTAGGTGTTGGTCAAGGTTCAGACGTGACTATCTCAGTTGATGGTGTAGACGAAGCTGATGCATTAGCAGCAATCGTTGACACAATGAAAAAAGAAGGATTGTCAGAATAA
- a CDS encoding deoxyguanosinetriphosphate triphosphohydrolase produces the protein MKWNRLVGTFRISSKSDKVCPNDKLTHEDYLLDLSRAFNSDYRRVIKSDSFRRLQDKTQVFPLERNDFVRTRLTHSLEVAMHTRDLLTSIITKLTKEGILIEELNECYRLLETAALIHDIGNPPFGHFGEEAIRIWFSKNKHLLSCWSSFTEQQKEDFLRFEGNAQTIRLLTKLHTDNGSSEKGMNLTASTLDTVIKYTARADQVDKQNILTKKVGYFFSEEQVFKNIKVVTGTTGNRHPLVFLLEAADDLAYTFSDIEDAYNYGLYSYREIKSFIDERTGTDKFLKNIHSEAAAIQAFLRETQKKVYQSASKAFVENYKEIMAGTFHDEIINEECDEVKCFNALKEFSYEYVFQTKTILDQEVLGFNIINRLLTEFIPVVLKYDKEPMNKYEERLFNNLPRSAEELYKRETENSSEVDKDYYRLKMAVDFICNMTDGYAKKLHDTLFN, from the coding sequence ATGAAATGGAATCGATTAGTTGGTACGTTTAGAATTTCTTCAAAGAGTGATAAAGTTTGTCCAAATGATAAGTTGACACATGAAGACTATCTTTTAGATTTAAGTAGAGCTTTTAATAGTGATTATCGCCGAGTTATTAAAAGTGATTCTTTTAGACGCCTACAAGATAAAACACAAGTTTTTCCATTAGAAAGAAATGATTTTGTTCGTACTCGTTTAACACATAGTCTAGAAGTTGCCATGCATACTAGAGATTTATTGACATCTATTATTACGAAGTTGACTAAAGAGGGAATTTTAATTGAGGAATTAAACGAATGTTATCGCTTATTAGAAACAGCTGCATTGATTCATGACATTGGGAATCCTCCTTTTGGTCATTTTGGAGAAGAGGCAATTCGAATATGGTTTAGTAAAAACAAGCACTTATTATCATGTTGGTCCTCTTTTACAGAACAACAAAAAGAAGATTTTTTACGGTTTGAAGGGAATGCACAAACGATTCGTTTATTAACAAAATTGCATACTGACAATGGATCATCTGAAAAAGGAATGAACTTAACAGCGTCTACCTTGGATACTGTAATTAAATATACTGCTCGTGCTGACCAAGTAGACAAACAGAATATTTTAACAAAAAAAGTAGGCTACTTCTTTTCAGAAGAACAAGTATTCAAGAACATCAAGGTTGTAACCGGAACAACGGGAAACCGTCATCCTTTAGTTTTTCTTCTTGAAGCAGCTGATGATTTGGCTTATACATTTTCAGATATTGAGGATGCATATAATTATGGTTTATATAGTTATCGGGAAATAAAATCGTTTATTGATGAGAGAACTGGAACTGACAAATTTTTAAAAAATATTCATTCAGAAGCAGCGGCAATTCAAGCGTTTTTAAGAGAGACACAAAAGAAAGTCTACCAGAGTGCGAGTAAAGCATTTGTAGAGAATTATAAAGAAATAATGGCAGGAACTTTTCATGATGAAATTATCAATGAAGAGTGTGATGAAGTGAAATGTTTTAATGCTTTAAAAGAATTTTCTTATGAATATGTTTTCCAGACAAAAACAATATTGGATCAAGAAGTATTAGGGTTTAATATTATTAATCGTCTGTTAACCGAGTTTATTCCTGTAGTTTTGAAATATGACAAAGAACCCATGAATAAATATGAGGAACGTCTATTTAATAATTTACCAAGAAGTGCTGAAGAATTGTATAAAAGAGAAACTGAAAATAGTTCTGAAGTTGATAAGGATTATTATAGATTAAAAATGGCAGTTGATTTTATCTGTAATATGACAGATGGGTATGCAAAAAAACTACATGATACACTGTTTAATTAG
- a CDS encoding helix-turn-helix transcriptional regulator: MKIGQLIKESRERKKMTQQQLADQFHVTRQTVSRWENEQSYPNLDTLVELSFFFEFSLDEILKGEGKAMEEK, translated from the coding sequence ATGAAGATTGGACAATTGATCAAAGAAAGTAGAGAAAGGAAAAAAATGACACAACAACAATTAGCTGATCAGTTTCACGTAACAAGACAAACCGTGTCACGATGGGAGAATGAACAGTCGTATCCGAATTTGGATACGTTGGTTGAATTGAGTTTCTTTTTTGAGTTTTCTTTGGATGAAATTTTGAAAGGAGAAGGGAAAGCAATGGAAGAAAAATAA
- a CDS encoding DUF1002 domain-containing protein, with protein sequence MKHKQKKLALAMTLLLISTGVYSGTTAFATQQSSTDSTSTSQSSTATSTSEETLQINAVALGNALTQEQKDYTLKALGAKGETPTYTTNGSDLMSFIPDGGFNAEWAVYSSVRMETQKKGSGITVDIATPENITKITAAQYQNAALTAGISDAKLTVASAVPIDGSGALAGVYKIVEESGGIINRDRVGVAQDEMDVLSKITEENKDKEGYSDKALNAAQEEAKKELAAKTADGTKLTKEDIQQAVDNALKSQGIQDVMTSDQVNELTTLMSDMKDKNIFDDFVNQLDLTKTKEQLQEKSKGLWENIKSFFSGLWDSITGK encoded by the coding sequence ATGAAACATAAACAAAAAAAACTCGCACTTGCAATGACCTTACTTTTGATTTCCACAGGTGTTTATAGTGGAACGACTGCTTTTGCGACACAACAAAGCTCAACTGATAGCACATCAACTAGTCAATCATCGACAGCAACAAGCACTTCTGAAGAAACACTTCAAATCAATGCAGTTGCTTTAGGAAACGCCTTAACACAGGAACAAAAAGACTATACCTTGAAAGCACTTGGTGCAAAGGGGGAAACGCCAACCTATACAACGAATGGATCAGATTTGATGAGCTTCATCCCAGACGGTGGTTTTAACGCAGAATGGGCAGTATACAGCTCGGTTCGAATGGAAACCCAAAAGAAAGGTTCAGGTATCACGGTAGATATTGCGACACCTGAAAATATCACAAAGATCACGGCTGCTCAATACCAAAATGCCGCTTTGACGGCTGGTATCTCTGATGCCAAATTAACGGTTGCTTCCGCTGTTCCGATTGATGGCTCTGGCGCATTGGCTGGTGTCTATAAGATTGTTGAAGAATCTGGCGGTATCATCAATCGTGACCGCGTTGGCGTAGCCCAAGATGAAATGGACGTTTTATCTAAGATCACAGAGGAAAATAAAGATAAAGAAGGTTATTCCGATAAAGCGCTAAATGCGGCTCAGGAAGAAGCGAAAAAAGAATTAGCAGCTAAAACAGCTGATGGCACAAAGCTAACCAAGGAAGATATCCAGCAAGCCGTTGATAATGCATTAAAAAGCCAAGGCATCCAAGATGTCATGACCTCAGATCAAGTCAATGAATTGACTACTTTAATGAGTGACATGAAAGATAAAAACATTTTTGATGATTTTGTGAATCAACTAGACTTAACCAAAACGAAAGAACAACTTCAAGAAAAATCTAAGGGACTTTGGGAAAATATCAAAAGCTTTTTCAGTGGTCTTTGGGATTCGATCACAGGGAAATAG
- the ptsP gene encoding phosphoenolpyruvate--protein phosphotransferase, which translates to MSDMLKGIAASDGVAIAKAYLLVQPDLSFDKKNVEDTAAEESRLDGALAKSTTELQAIREKAAQSLGEEEAQVFDAHLMVLSDPEMIGQIKQNIQDNKVNAEAALKEVTDMYIGMFEAMDDNAYMQERAADIRDVAKRILAHLLGVTLPNPSMINEEVVVVAHDLTPSDTAQLDRTYVKAFVTDIGGRTSHSAIMARSLEIPAIVGTKEITSKVKEGDILAVNGIDGDVIVHPTDAEKADFEAKGKAYADLKAEWDKLKHAETVTADGKHIELAANIGTPKDLEGVHNNGGEAVGLYRTEFLYMDSPDFPTEEDQYVAYKAVLEGMGGKPVVVRTMDIGGDKELPYLQLPHEMNPFLGYRALRISLSERGDDMFRTQMRALLRASVHGNLRIMFPMVATLKEFRAAKKIFDEEKAKLVSEGTSVSDTIQVGIMIEIPAAAVIADKFAKEVDFFSIGTNDLIQYTMAADRMNERVSYLYQPYNPSILRLIKNVIDASHAEGKWTGMCGEMAGDQTAVPLLVGMGLDEFSMSATSILKTRSLMKRLDTKKMTELADRALNDCDTMEEVIELVEEFTK; encoded by the coding sequence ATGTCTGATATGCTAAAAGGAATTGCCGCAAGTGATGGTGTTGCTATCGCTAAAGCTTACCTGTTAGTTCAACCTGATTTATCTTTCGACAAAAAAAATGTAGAAGATACAGCAGCAGAAGAAAGCCGTTTAGATGGAGCTTTAGCAAAATCAACGACTGAACTGCAAGCAATCAGAGAAAAAGCAGCACAAAGCCTTGGCGAAGAAGAAGCGCAAGTATTTGATGCGCATTTGATGGTTTTATCTGACCCTGAAATGATTGGTCAAATCAAACAAAACATCCAAGATAATAAAGTAAACGCTGAAGCAGCATTAAAAGAAGTGACTGATATGTATATCGGTATGTTCGAAGCTATGGATGATAATGCCTACATGCAAGAACGTGCAGCAGATATCCGCGACGTTGCAAAACGTATTTTAGCTCACTTACTAGGAGTAACGCTTCCTAATCCTTCAATGATCAACGAAGAAGTGGTTGTGGTTGCCCATGACTTGACTCCAAGTGATACTGCTCAGTTAGACCGCACGTATGTGAAAGCATTCGTAACGGATATTGGCGGACGTACGTCTCACTCTGCTATTATGGCGCGTTCTCTTGAAATTCCTGCAATCGTAGGAACAAAAGAAATCACTTCAAAAGTGAAAGAAGGCGATATTTTAGCGGTAAACGGGATCGATGGCGATGTGATCGTTCATCCAACGGACGCTGAAAAAGCTGATTTTGAAGCAAAAGGTAAAGCATACGCTGACCTTAAAGCTGAATGGGATAAACTAAAACATGCTGAAACAGTAACTGCTGACGGCAAACATATCGAATTAGCTGCCAACATTGGTACACCGAAAGATTTAGAAGGCGTACACAACAATGGCGGGGAAGCTGTTGGTTTATACCGTACAGAATTCTTATACATGGATTCTCCGGACTTCCCAACAGAAGAAGATCAATATGTTGCTTATAAAGCTGTACTAGAAGGCATGGGCGGCAAACCTGTCGTGGTTCGTACAATGGATATCGGTGGAGACAAAGAATTACCTTATCTTCAATTACCGCATGAAATGAACCCGTTCTTAGGTTACCGTGCATTACGTATCAGCTTATCTGAACGTGGCGATGATATGTTCCGCACACAAATGCGTGCATTATTACGTGCGTCTGTTCATGGTAACTTACGTATCATGTTCCCAATGGTTGCTACATTAAAAGAATTCAGAGCAGCGAAGAAAATCTTCGATGAAGAAAAAGCAAAATTAGTTTCTGAAGGAACAAGCGTATCTGATACGATTCAAGTCGGTATCATGATCGAAATTCCTGCAGCAGCTGTGATTGCGGATAAATTCGCCAAAGAAGTTGACTTCTTTAGTATCGGAACAAATGACTTGATCCAATACACAATGGCAGCAGACCGTATGAACGAACGCGTTTCTTACTTATACCAACCATACAACCCTTCAATTTTGCGTTTGATCAAAAACGTGATCGATGCATCTCATGCTGAAGGTAAATGGACTGGTATGTGTGGAGAAATGGCGGGCGACCAAACTGCAGTGCCTCTATTAGTAGGGATGGGCTTAGATGAGTTCTCTATGAGCGCAACATCTATCCTTAAAACACGCAGCTTGATGAAACGTCTAGATACTAAGAAAATGACTGAACTTGCGGATCGTGCGTTGAATGACTGCGATACAATGGAAGAAGTTATTGAATTGGTTGAAGAGTTTACAAAATAG